The Agromyces sp. LHK192 genome includes a window with the following:
- a CDS encoding CsbD family protein, with the protein MGNEERIDAAADDVKGKAKEAWGKATDDERLEAEGKGDQVKSDLKNAAEDVKDAFKH; encoded by the coding sequence ATGGGCAACGAAGAACGCATCGACGCGGCTGCCGACGACGTCAAGGGCAAGGCGAAGGAGGCCTGGGGCAAGGCCACCGACGACGAGCGCCTCGAGGCGGAGGGCAAGGGCGACCAGGTCAAGTCCGACCTGAAGAACGCCGCCGAGGACGTCAAGGACGCCTTCAAGCACTGA
- a CDS encoding pyridoxal phosphate-dependent aminotransferase, with amino-acid sequence MTEKRRLSARIAAIAESATLKVDAKAKALQADGRPVISYAAGEPDFATPAHIVEAALAAVADPKNHRYTPAAGLPDLREAIAAKTARDSGLEASASQVIVTNGGKQAVYQAFQTLLDDGDEVLVPTPYWTTYPEAIKLAGGVQVDVFAGADQGYLVTVDQLEAARTDRTKVLLFVSPSNPTGAVYSPEQVREIGEWALEHGIFVIADEIYQNLTYADLDTEVGAPGPRAVSIVEAVPALAEQAILVNGVAKTYAMTGWRLGWMVGPADLIKGAANLQSHLTSNVSNISQKAALAALTGPQEPVEEMRRAFDRRRRTIVAELSKIDGFTVPVPQGAFYVYPDVTGLLGREWGGVTPTTSLELADLILERAEVAAVPGEAFGPSGYLRFSYALGDGALLDGVQRLQRLFG; translated from the coding sequence GTGACCGAGAAGCGCCGCCTGTCCGCCCGTATCGCCGCCATCGCCGAGTCCGCGACCCTCAAGGTCGATGCCAAGGCCAAGGCACTCCAGGCCGACGGTCGCCCCGTCATCTCGTACGCGGCGGGTGAACCCGACTTCGCGACGCCCGCGCACATCGTCGAGGCGGCCCTCGCGGCCGTCGCCGACCCGAAGAACCACCGGTACACGCCGGCCGCGGGCCTGCCCGACCTGCGCGAGGCGATCGCCGCGAAGACGGCGCGCGACTCGGGGCTCGAGGCATCCGCTTCGCAGGTCATCGTGACCAACGGCGGCAAGCAGGCCGTCTACCAGGCCTTCCAGACCCTGCTCGACGACGGCGACGAGGTGCTCGTGCCGACCCCGTACTGGACCACGTACCCCGAGGCGATCAAGCTCGCCGGCGGCGTGCAGGTCGACGTGTTCGCGGGCGCCGACCAGGGCTACCTCGTCACCGTCGACCAGCTCGAGGCCGCGCGCACCGACCGCACGAAGGTGCTGCTGTTCGTCTCGCCGTCGAACCCGACCGGTGCGGTCTACTCGCCCGAGCAGGTGCGCGAGATCGGCGAGTGGGCGCTCGAGCACGGGATCTTCGTGATCGCCGACGAGATCTACCAGAACCTGACGTACGCCGACCTCGACACCGAGGTGGGTGCGCCCGGCCCGCGTGCGGTCTCGATCGTCGAGGCCGTCCCGGCGCTCGCCGAGCAGGCGATCCTCGTCAACGGCGTCGCGAAGACCTACGCGATGACGGGGTGGCGCCTCGGCTGGATGGTCGGCCCGGCCGACCTGATCAAGGGCGCCGCGAACCTGCAGTCGCACCTCACGTCGAACGTGTCGAACATCTCGCAGAAGGCCGCGCTCGCCGCCCTCACGGGGCCGCAGGAGCCGGTCGAGGAGATGCGCCGCGCATTCGACCGCCGTCGGCGCACGATCGTCGCCGAACTGTCGAAGATCGACGGGTTCACGGTGCCGGTGCCGCAGGGCGCCTTCTACGTGTACCCCGACGTCACGGGCCTGCTCGGCCGGGAGTGGGGCGGCGTGACGCCGACCACGTCGCTCGAGCTCGCCGACCTCATCCTCGAGCGGGCCGAGGTCGCCGCGGTGCCGGGCGAGGCGTTCGGGCCGTCGGGCTACCTGCGCTTCAGCTACGCGCTCGGCGACGGGGCGCTCCTCGACGGCGTGCAGCGGCTCCAGCGCCTGTTCGGGTAG
- a CDS encoding deoxyguanosinetriphosphate triphosphohydrolase family protein has product MPHVHVRARRHPSIGGTMANDRAARRVPEPSSSVDVVGEHSQFRLDLERVRFSPYFSRLSAVTQVIAQPGAGPLIHNRLTHSIKVTAVARAIAVAFPDTSRDAARLASDHGCDAVVVQAAASAHDLGHPPFGHLGERVLDRLAREELGLADGFEGNAQSYRILATLDVTEESPHGLNLTAAVRAAVAKYPWTRFADVSPLAGGRLPRGMRRAAGGVDIGKFSAYDLDAVDLADARRGLPAFQQSLECSIMDLADDIAYSIHDVDDFYRAGLLSQGAVAREFRGWLDGAAGLRDLADADLARRGAPAGAALEGLRRKLVRSDPWIADADAFAAAVDVVADDLVDGLLASPFDGSIASERALSSFTNRWINHLQTSVVPAPADEPRTGLVMLDRLAWHEVEVLKFVHRHFILDRADIAMYQRGLSRVLTRAVKGLTAWVTDDIDRHRVPERLRELVELASEGYARVRAARPEGVPVPEASDIARLGVGRGVVDYIASLSDDQALAVSEAIDGRPDRLWDIGQSL; this is encoded by the coding sequence ATGCCGCACGTGCACGTGCGGGCGCGGAGGCATCCGTCGATCGGAGGGACGATGGCCAACGACCGGGCGGCACGCCGCGTGCCGGAGCCGAGCAGCAGCGTGGACGTGGTGGGCGAGCACTCGCAGTTCCGGCTCGACCTGGAGCGCGTGCGCTTCTCGCCGTACTTCTCGCGGCTGTCGGCGGTGACGCAGGTGATCGCGCAACCCGGCGCCGGCCCCCTGATCCACAACCGGCTCACGCACTCGATCAAGGTGACCGCCGTCGCGCGCGCGATCGCGGTCGCGTTCCCCGATACGTCCCGGGATGCCGCGCGCCTCGCCTCCGACCACGGCTGCGACGCGGTCGTCGTGCAGGCCGCCGCGAGCGCGCACGACCTCGGGCATCCGCCGTTCGGGCACCTCGGCGAGCGCGTGCTCGATCGGCTGGCCCGGGAGGAGCTGGGCCTCGCCGACGGCTTCGAGGGCAACGCGCAGTCGTACCGGATCCTCGCGACGCTGGACGTGACCGAGGAGTCGCCGCACGGGCTGAACCTCACCGCGGCCGTGCGAGCCGCCGTCGCGAAGTACCCGTGGACGCGGTTCGCCGACGTCTCGCCGCTCGCCGGCGGCCGGCTGCCGCGGGGGATGCGTCGGGCCGCAGGCGGCGTCGACATCGGCAAGTTCTCGGCATACGACCTGGACGCGGTCGACCTCGCCGACGCCCGGCGCGGACTGCCGGCGTTCCAGCAGTCGCTCGAGTGCTCGATCATGGACCTCGCCGACGACATCGCGTACTCGATCCACGACGTCGACGACTTCTACCGGGCGGGACTGCTCAGCCAGGGTGCGGTCGCGCGCGAGTTCCGCGGCTGGCTCGACGGGGCGGCCGGGCTGCGCGACCTCGCCGACGCCGACCTCGCGCGTCGGGGCGCACCGGCGGGGGCCGCGCTCGAGGGCCTGCGGCGCAAGCTCGTGCGCAGCGATCCGTGGATCGCCGACGCCGACGCGTTCGCCGCGGCCGTCGACGTCGTGGCCGACGACCTCGTCGACGGGCTGCTCGCCTCGCCGTTCGACGGCTCGATCGCGTCGGAGCGCGCCCTCTCGTCGTTCACGAACCGGTGGATCAACCACCTGCAGACCTCGGTGGTGCCCGCGCCGGCCGACGAACCGCGGACCGGCCTCGTGATGCTCGACCGACTCGCCTGGCACGAGGTCGAGGTGCTGAAGTTCGTGCACCGCCACTTCATCCTCGACCGCGCCGACATCGCGATGTACCAGCGGGGCCTGAGCCGGGTGCTGACCCGCGCGGTCAAGGGGCTCACCGCCTGGGTCACCGACGACATCGACCGGCACCGGGTGCCCGAGCGGCTGCGCGAACTCGTCGAGCTCGCGAGCGAGGGGTACGCGCGCGTGCGTGCGGCCCGACCGGAGGGGGTCCCGGTGCCCGAGGCATCCGACATCGCCCGCCTGGGCGTCGGCCGCGGCGTCGTGGACTACATCGCCTCGCTCTCCGACGACCAGGCGCTCGCGGTGTCGGAGGCGATCGACGGTCGTCCCGACCGGCTGTGGGACATCGGGCAGAGTCTCTAG